ATCGGATATGCATCAATTCCCCATATCGTGAAAGAAGAAATTTTTGAAATCATTTTAAATCTCCAAACTTCTTATTTTTTCATAAATTATAAATTAAGTTGACATAAGTTTTCAAATAATTATAAAATTAAACTATGGAAAATAAAGGAAGAACAGGATTATCTGCATATTCTCTAAATATTTTCAGAGAGTGTGAGAGATGTTTTTATTTACAGGTAAAATATAATATCACAAGACCGAGAGGACCAATGCCCTCAATTGCAACAGGTATTGATTCTCTAATAAAGGACTATTTTGAACATTGCAGAAAAAAAGAAAAATTACCACCTTTTCTTAAAGGAAAGGTTGAAGGAAAATTAATAACTGATCTTAAAAAAACATACTACTATGACATTGAAAATTTTAAAAATTATTATCTCTGGGGACGTCTTGATGAAGTAATACAACTACCAGATGGACTTTATATACCACTTGACCATAAAACAAGAGCAAACTTACCTAAAGGGGAACCACACGATGCGTATAAGTTTCAACTCGGTGTTTACTCACTTCTTTTGAAAAAAGAAAATAAAGGAAAAGAAGTTGATTTTGGCTATCTTGTTTATTACTATCCTGAAAAAAAATTTACTGACTATGATGCAGATGAAATCAAACACATAATAAACTTTAATTTTGAGGTTAAAGAAGTAAAACTGGATATAAATGATATCAAAAAAAATGTTGAAAATGCTATAAATTGTCTTGAATTAGAAAAATTACCTGAAAGTGGAAAAGATTGCGAATACTGTAAATGGATAGAAAACACAAAAAAAATTTATTATATAGGAAGCACGATTGGAGAAATAAAAAAAGAAAAAGTAGAAGAAGGGATTATCGTAAAGGTAGAAGAAATTAAAGAAGAAAATATTAAAGATATACCTGAAAAATCAGTAGAGATGGAAACAACTGAAATAGAAGAAAAAAAATTAATTTCTCCACAAGAAATTAAAAAAGGGAAGAAAAAGAAAGAACTTCCAGAATCTCTTTTTTAACTTTTTTTAATTGACCTTAAAAAAGAATAAACAAAAAGAAAAGTTATAACACTCCATGAAATACCTAGCATAAACCATCCGCTAAGTTTCAATTTTTTCTCCTTTTTTACTCCATGAAATTTTAACAAGTATACAGAGCACAATAAAAAGTAAAAGAAGAATAATTCTTGTCATAAAAACAAAAGGGATATTTTCTTTTGGTATATTTTTCAAAAGCAATGTTGGAATAGCATACTGAACTGTCCATGAAATTAAAATACATATCAAAAATAAGGGAGTTATGTATTTTATTATAAACTTGTAGAATTTAGGAAGTGTTATATCTGAACCTGAATGCATTTCTTCCCATGCATTCTCCATACCAAAAACCCATGCAAAAAGAATTGTCTCAACTGTTGCAAAAACAACCAATGAA
This window of the bacterium genome carries:
- a CDS encoding PD-(D/E)XK nuclease family protein; this encodes MENKGRTGLSAYSLNIFRECERCFYLQVKYNITRPRGPMPSIATGIDSLIKDYFEHCRKKEKLPPFLKGKVEGKLITDLKKTYYYDIENFKNYYLWGRLDEVIQLPDGLYIPLDHKTRANLPKGEPHDAYKFQLGVYSLLLKKENKGKEVDFGYLVYYYPEKKFTDYDADEIKHIINFNFEVKEVKLDINDIKKNVENAINCLELEKLPESGKDCEYCKWIENTKKIYYIGSTIGEIKKEKVEEGIIVKVEEIKEENIKDIPEKSVEMETTEIEEKKLISPQEIKKGKKKKELPESLF